One genomic region from Magallana gigas chromosome 3, xbMagGiga1.1, whole genome shotgun sequence encodes:
- the LOC136273574 gene encoding uncharacterized protein isoform X1 — MKQEGNVIFCPITKEEWEAKEKQSDCIGQNVYHCLVDYKGWKWEKCVEQSLIKKGYCPIFTNEWYIDWKPCNMSIPTCPNRPYFSNEVYKYPRCFGNNLQDRADGDYEKNDEISFLLIFGILSGFIILAIIIAVLGCVWRKLLNPDAQNEPSELQELISVADEMSKEIVKENHISIGFNKLLNIEVRSIVVVGKYGNSIHCTSRLILKTFTYSKGWRSLECRYTDIPNNLEEKTVLYIYGWFGMLNDDLCSVGKVKMACLSLISTLKSTTNVKLIIGMRSDRYRKYRQGLEEVDDQSTSLFRHKIYLDTCDGRVDACYGNFFEKIKTLCTKSECTCKRLTSDMLLKGKDKVVGMPLKIRVMEKYHDLIPNYLHNLDILKVMSDHFTSIEKEEGRRHVYEWIMYICLKGNFSRSVPFDTYLVKEMSFEIQQPSFDENDSELRRYVRMKNSDKQMNVSSENAHYVFWHPFIYICAFHSLFHKDPEFVMVHCNVEAIVQLVRPRGVKISYFEVAADDNCVTLFNKRIRRCSIEEKYAQHPLVKLFTGHEEV; from the exons ATGAAACAAGAGGGAAATGTGATCTTCTGCCCAATCACTAAAGAGGAATGGGAGGCCAAAGAAAAACAGTCTGACTGTATAGGACAAAACGTGTACCATTGTTTGGTTGATTACAAGGGTTGGAAGTGGGAGAAATGTGTTGAgcaatctttaataaaaaaag GTTATTGTCCAATATTCACGAACGAGTGGTACATCGATTGGAAGCCATGTAACATGTCTATACCAACTTGTCCAAACCGTCCTTACTTTTCTAATGAGGTTTACAAAT ACCCACGCTGTTTTGGTAACAATCTACAAGACAGAGC AGATGGAGACTACGAAAAAAATGACGAAATCTCTTTTCTGTTAATCTTCGGTATCCTCAGTGGTTTTATCATACTCGCAATTATTATAGCTGTTTTAGGATGTGTGTGGAGGAAACTTTTGA atCCAGATGCCCAGAACGAACCTTCAGAACTACAGGAGTTAATTTCAG ttGCAGATGAAATGTCAAAAGAAATCgtgaaagaaaatcatatatCCATTGGATTTAATAAGCTATTGAACATAGAAGTGAGATCAATAGTTGTTGTTGGAAAATATGGAAATTCCATTCATTGTACATCCCGTCTTATCttaaaaacatttacatattCGAAGGGATGGCGATCACTGGAATGTCGATACACGGATATACCAAataatttagaagaaaaaacagTATTATACATTTACGGCTGGTTTGGGATGTTGAATGATGACCTTTGTTCAGTAGGAAAGGTTAAAATGGCGTGTCTATCTTTGATAAGCACACTGAAATCGACCACCAATGTTAAATTAATAATTGGAATGAGATCAGATCGTTATAGGAAATACCGTCAAGGATTAGAGGAAGTTGACGATCAATCTACGAGTTTGTTTCGTCATAAAATCTATTTGGACACTTGTGATGGGCGAGTAGATGCTTGTTACggaaacttttttgaaaaaattaaaacattatgtACAAAAAGCGAGTGTACATGCAAAAGATTAACATCTGACATGCTACTAAAGGGGAAAGATAAAGTTGTGGGTATGCCTCTTAAAATCAGAGTCATGGAAAAATATCATGATCTTATTCCTAATTATTTACACAACTTGGATATCTTAAAGGTTATGAGTGATCATTTTACTTCTATTGAAAAAGAAGAAGGAAGAAGACACGTGTATGAATGGATCATGTACATTTGTTTGAAAGGAAACTTTAGTCGATCTGTTCCATTTGACACATATCTAGTTAAAGAAATGAGTTTCGAGATCCAACAGCCATCTTTTGATGAAAATGATTCGGAACTACGTAGATATGTAAGAATGAAGAATTCTGATAAACAAATGAATGTGTCATCTGAAAATGCACATTATGTTTTCTGGCACCCATTTATCTATATTTGTGCTTTTCATTCCCTTTTCCACAAAGATCCCGAATTCGTTATGGTACACTGTAATGTAGAGGCCATTGTACAGCTAGTTCGACCGAGAGGggttaaaatttcatattttgaggTTGCTGCAGATGACAACTGTGTTACTCTGTTCAACAAAAGAATACGTCGATGTAGTATTGAAGAGAAATATGCACAACACCCATTAGTTAAATTGTTTACAGGACATGAAGAAGTATAA
- the LOC136273574 gene encoding uncharacterized protein isoform X2 gives MSIPTCPNRPYFSNEVYKYPRCFGNNLQDRADGDYEKNDEISFLLIFGILSGFIILAIIIAVLGCVWRKLLNPDAQNEPSELQELISVADEMSKEIVKENHISIGFNKLLNIEVRSIVVVGKYGNSIHCTSRLILKTFTYSKGWRSLECRYTDIPNNLEEKTVLYIYGWFGMLNDDLCSVGKVKMACLSLISTLKSTTNVKLIIGMRSDRYRKYRQGLEEVDDQSTSLFRHKIYLDTCDGRVDACYGNFFEKIKTLCTKSECTCKRLTSDMLLKGKDKVVGMPLKIRVMEKYHDLIPNYLHNLDILKVMSDHFTSIEKEEGRRHVYEWIMYICLKGNFSRSVPFDTYLVKEMSFEIQQPSFDENDSELRRYVRMKNSDKQMNVSSENAHYVFWHPFIYICAFHSLFHKDPEFVMVHCNVEAIVQLVRPRGVKISYFEVAADDNCVTLFNKRIRRCSIEEKYAQHPLVKLFTGHEEV, from the exons ATGTCTATACCAACTTGTCCAAACCGTCCTTACTTTTCTAATGAGGTTTACAAAT ACCCACGCTGTTTTGGTAACAATCTACAAGACAGAGC AGATGGAGACTACGAAAAAAATGACGAAATCTCTTTTCTGTTAATCTTCGGTATCCTCAGTGGTTTTATCATACTCGCAATTATTATAGCTGTTTTAGGATGTGTGTGGAGGAAACTTTTGA atCCAGATGCCCAGAACGAACCTTCAGAACTACAGGAGTTAATTTCAG ttGCAGATGAAATGTCAAAAGAAATCgtgaaagaaaatcatatatCCATTGGATTTAATAAGCTATTGAACATAGAAGTGAGATCAATAGTTGTTGTTGGAAAATATGGAAATTCCATTCATTGTACATCCCGTCTTATCttaaaaacatttacatattCGAAGGGATGGCGATCACTGGAATGTCGATACACGGATATACCAAataatttagaagaaaaaacagTATTATACATTTACGGCTGGTTTGGGATGTTGAATGATGACCTTTGTTCAGTAGGAAAGGTTAAAATGGCGTGTCTATCTTTGATAAGCACACTGAAATCGACCACCAATGTTAAATTAATAATTGGAATGAGATCAGATCGTTATAGGAAATACCGTCAAGGATTAGAGGAAGTTGACGATCAATCTACGAGTTTGTTTCGTCATAAAATCTATTTGGACACTTGTGATGGGCGAGTAGATGCTTGTTACggaaacttttttgaaaaaattaaaacattatgtACAAAAAGCGAGTGTACATGCAAAAGATTAACATCTGACATGCTACTAAAGGGGAAAGATAAAGTTGTGGGTATGCCTCTTAAAATCAGAGTCATGGAAAAATATCATGATCTTATTCCTAATTATTTACACAACTTGGATATCTTAAAGGTTATGAGTGATCATTTTACTTCTATTGAAAAAGAAGAAGGAAGAAGACACGTGTATGAATGGATCATGTACATTTGTTTGAAAGGAAACTTTAGTCGATCTGTTCCATTTGACACATATCTAGTTAAAGAAATGAGTTTCGAGATCCAACAGCCATCTTTTGATGAAAATGATTCGGAACTACGTAGATATGTAAGAATGAAGAATTCTGATAAACAAATGAATGTGTCATCTGAAAATGCACATTATGTTTTCTGGCACCCATTTATCTATATTTGTGCTTTTCATTCCCTTTTCCACAAAGATCCCGAATTCGTTATGGTACACTGTAATGTAGAGGCCATTGTACAGCTAGTTCGACCGAGAGGggttaaaatttcatattttgaggTTGCTGCAGATGACAACTGTGTTACTCTGTTCAACAAAAGAATACGTCGATGTAGTATTGAAGAGAAATATGCACAACACCCATTAGTTAAATTGTTTACAGGACATGAAGAAGTATAA
- the LOC136273575 gene encoding uncharacterized protein: MSQKGNVDFCPVSRETWEERAKAKSGDCGGQSVYHCLADIEGWKWERCVEKSRIKEGYCPIFTNKGFIDWKLCNTSIPTCPNVSYVSNEVYKYSHCFGNNSFHKQTGFGHNENDGINVVTVIGIVCGLLALAGAVMAFGFLRMRRRHKKSYSGGDNMDIQKLLSVRKSNEIVKEQNVHHGITLLSRQKVRSIVVVGKFGNSVASTSRGILKKFQKKKNWKSHECRYTDIPNNVEEDTIMFVYGWFGMWNDDLCSVDRVKVACQSLIRILNETNNVKLIIGMRSDLNKKYHQELSEVDNQNRSLFHYEINLDSGGDVGKDMEYSRYFKKKIKKPCKQRDCACKRLNYEMLREGEDTVVGMPLKISVIKEYHELIPQYLDNWDILRVMIDHFTALENDREKRYAYEWIMYICLKGKFLRSDEFDTKLVRELGFEIEQSSFNEEDKELCRYIRMRNSDKLRIVPPENVQYVFWHPFIYICAFHFLFHKDPEIVMTQCNVDAILQLVRPKEVTTSYFEVAADDECVMLFFERMRSLDIKQEYANHPLFQKMFTEMVTRAIAMEMFGMLNALREDIAQTIIELN, encoded by the exons ATGTCACAGAAAGGAAACGTCGATTTTTGCCCCGTTTCCAGAGAGACGTGGGAGGAACGGGCGAAGGCAAAAAGTGGAGACTGTGGAGGACAGAGTGTGTACCACTGTCTGGCTGATATCGAGGGCTGGAAGTGGGAGAGATGTGTGGAGAAATCTCGGATCAAAGAAG GTTATTGTCCTATCTTTACAAATAAAGGATTCATAGACTGGAAGCTATGTAACACATCTATACCCACTTGTCCGAATGTTTCTTATGTGTCTAATGAAGTTTACAAAT ATTCACACTGTTTTGGTAACAACAGTTTCCATAAACAAAC aGGCTTTGGTCACAATGAAAATGATGGAATTAATGTTGTCACGGTCATTGGTATTGTCTGTGGCCTGTTAGCACTTGCAGGAGCTGTCATGGCTTTTGGGTTTTTACGTATGCGGAGAAGACATAAAA AATCATATTCAGGAGGAGATAACATGGACATACAAAAGCTACTATCAG TTCGAAAATCCAATGAAATTGTGAAAGAACAAAATGTCCACCACGGAATTACTCTGCTATCGAGACAAAAAGTAAGATCGATAGTTGTTGTGGGAAAATTTGGTAATTCCGTTGCGAGCACATCCAGAGGTATCTTAAAGAAATTCCAAAAGAAGAAAAACTGGAAATCCCATGAATGTCGGTACACAGATATACCAAACAATGTAGAAGAAGACACAATTATGTTTGTGTACGGGTGGTTTGGGATGTGGAACGATGACCTCTGTTCAGTAGACAGAGTTAAAGTAGCTTGTCAGTCATTGATACGAATATTGAATGAAACAAACAATGTGAAATTGATAATTGGAATGAGGTCAGATCTTAATAAAAAGTACCACCAAGAACTGAGCGAAGTTGATAACCAGAATAGGAGTTTATTTCATTACGAAATTAACCTAGACAGCGGCGGGGATGTTGGAAAAGATATGGAATATTCaagatactttaaaaaaaaaattaagaaaccatGTAAACAAAGAGACTGTGCGTGCAAACGTTTGAATTACGAAATGCTTCGAGAAGGAGAGGATACAGTTGTTGGTATGCCTCTTAAGATCAGTGTCATTAAAGAATATCATGAACTAATACCTCAGTATTTAGACAACTGGGATATTTTGAGGGTAATGATAGATCATTTTACGGCTTTAGAAAATGACAGAGAAAAAAGGTACGCTTACGAATGGATCATGTACATCTGTTTGAAAGGAAAATTTCTGCGATCTGATGAATTTGATACAAAACTAGTAAGAGAACTGGGTTTTGAAATTGAACAGTCATCCTTTAATGAGGAAGATAAGGAACTATGTAGATACATACGAATGAGGAATTCTGATAAACTAAGAATTGTGCCACCTGAAAATGTTCAATACGTTTTCTGGCACCCATTTATCTATATTTGCGCCTTTCATTTCTTGTTTCATAAGGATCCCGAAATTGTCATGACACAGTGCAATGTAGACGCCATTTTACAACTAGTTCGACCAAAAGAGGTTACAACTTCATATTTTGAAGTCGCTGCAGATGACGAGTGTGTGATGTTGTTTTTTGAAAGAATGCGCTCTTTGGATATAAAACAAGAATATGCAAATCAtccattgtttcaaaaaatgtttacgGAAATGGTA